Within Catenulispora sp. GP43, the genomic segment GGTGCAGGCGGCCGATCACGGCTTGCGGCGAGACGTCGAGGTCGGGCCGCTCGCGGCGCCATTCTTCCTGGATCTGCGCCACGCGGTCTTCCGATGACTGTCTCTGCTCCCGCATACGACGAGCCTATCGCAATAACTTCCATGGAAGCTAATATCTCTTCCGTGGAAGCTACACCTCGATGGATCGCCCTCACCGCGGTCGCACCGCTGGCCTGGGGAGCCAACTACTACGTCACGCGCTCCCTGCTGCCGGCCGATCGCCCGCTGTGGGGCGCGGCCCTGCGCGCGCTGCCGGCCGGCCTGGTCCTGCTCGGCCTCACCCGACGGCTGCCGAGCGGGGCGTGGTGGTGGCGCTCGGCGGTCCTGGCGCTGCTGAACACGACGACGTTCTTCGTCTTGCTCTACATCGCCTCCGAACTCCTGCCCACCAGCGTCGCCTCCAGCATCATGGCCGCCTCGCCGCTCGCGATGCTGCTGATCGCCTGGACGCTGGCCGGGCAGCGTCCACACCGCAGGCACCTGGTCGGAGCCCTCGTCGGACTGGCGGGCGTGGTAGTCATGATCGGCGGCGGCAGCGCGATCAGCGTGCGAGGAGTCGCGGCATCGGCGGCGGCCATGCTCGTCTCGTCGGTCGGGTATGTGCTGTCGGCCCGCTGGCGCGGCGGCGCGGATGCCTTGTCCCTGACCGCGTGGCAACTCACCGCGGGCGGCCTGATGCTGCTTCCCATAGCGATAACCGTGGAGGGCGGACCGCCGACACTCGGCGGCGCGGCGGCACTGGGGTTCGGGTATTCGACGTTCGTCGCCACCGCTTTGGCGTTCGCGCTGTGGTTCGGCGGCCTGCGTCACCTGCCGGCGGCGACGGTGGGGCTGCTCGGGCTGTTGAATCCGGTGATGGGCGTACTGCTGGGCGCGCTCGTCGCCGGCGAGTCGTTCGGCGCGCGCCAACTGTGCGGCTCGGCGATGGTGGTCTGCGGGATCCTGCTGGAATTGGGCAGCCGGCCTTCCACACGGCGATCGCCGTGCCGGGGGCCGGCGCGGTCGCACTGTGGCTGAGGTCGCCTGCCCGGTTGCCCGCACCACCGCCGGCCCCTGTCACGACCGGGCCGGTCAGCGGTCGACCAACCCCGGCTGCCGGACCGGCACGGCCAGCCGCCGCTCGGACCACCTCACGACCGCCGGCACCGCCAGGCCCGTGACGGCGAACATCGCGCCGACCGCCCACCAGCCCGGCGCGCCCCAGTCGATGCACAGCCCGATCAGCAGCCCGGGGCCGATCGTCACGCCGAGGCCCATGCCCATGCCGAACAACCCCTGGTACTGGCCCACCGCGTGGCTCGGCGCGAGGGCGAAGGAGAGCTCGAAGCCGCCGGCCGACTGCCAGATCTCGCCGACGGTGTGGACGACGACGCCGGCCAGGACCAGCGTGACCACCAGCCAGCCCGGCAGGCCCGACAAGGTCGAGAAGATCGCGCAGGAGGCCAGGAAGGCGAATCCGGAGCGCCGGAAGGCCAGGCCGCCGGCCTTCGGGGTGTCGATGCTCCGGCTGGCCCGGACCTGGAACACGACCACGATCGCGGTGTTCACCAGCATCACCGCCGAGACCGACCAGCGCGGCGCGTGGGTGCGGCTGAGCAGCCACAGCGGGATCGCCGCGGTCAGGACCCGGAACTGGATCGCCATCACGCCGTCCAGGAGCGTCAGGGCCAGGTACGGCCGGTCGCGCAGCGCGATCCACCGGCGGCCCCGGCCGGCCGGCTCCGGCGGCAGGGCCGGCAGCAGCATCACGACACCCGCCGCGACCGCGCTGCACGCCGCGCTCACCGCGAGCAGCACCAGATACGCGCGACGGGTGCCGATCTGGATGCCGAAGCCGGCCAGGACCGCGCCGAGGGCGATGCCGATGTTCGTCACCGCACGCAGATACGCGCGGTACTCCGCCGGGCGCTCCCCGCCGTAGTGCTTCACCAGCGGGCCGCGGGCGGCCGGGCCCGTGCTCTGGGCGACGGCCGCGACCGAGGCGAAGACCAGGAACGGCCAGAAGCCGCGGGTCAGGCACAGCCCCGCCATCGCCAGCGCCGCGGCCGTCAGCGTGAGTGCGTAGGACCCGCGCGCGCCGCGCCGGTCGGCGAGGTGCCCCACCGGGACCCCGGCGGCCAGCGCCACGGCGCCGGCCACAGTCAGCCCGATGCCGACCCGGGATGCGGCCAGCCCCATCGCGCGGGTGAAGTACAGCACGCTCGCGGTCAGGTAGACGCCGTAGCCGGTCATGTTCACCGCGGTCGCGACCGCGAGCACCCGCCGCGGCCCGGACTCTGGGACAGGGAGTCTGGGAAGTCTGGGAAGTCTCATGTGAGCGACCACAGCCCCGGCAGGCGGTCGGCCGGCGCGTCCTGCACCACGAAGCGCACCGAGTCCACGAGTTCGGCCGCCAGTTTGCGGGCCAGGGCCGGGTCGTCCGCGCCGACGACCACGAAACCGGCCCGGTCGGAGGACTGCCGCAGGGGCTTGATGATGTCGCCGGGGGCGACCAGCAGTTGGGCGTGCAGGAGGGCGGGATGCGCCAGCACCTCCTCCCACCCTTCGATCGCGGTCACCCGGCCCGGCGGCGGAACCAGGTAACGGACGGCGGCGCCGCGGGTGGGGGTCAGGGAGGTGTGCGTGCCGGGCAGGCCCAGCAGGTCCTCGAAGACGAGCCCGAAGACCTCCAGGTCCGGGATCGCGTGTTGCAGCATGGTGTGGATCCAGTCGCCGCCGAAGCGGCCGTGCACCTCGCCGAGCACCGGGCCGTCGGCGGTGAGCCAGAGCTCGACGTGGAAGGCGCCGGCGCGCAGGCCCAGCGTGGACAGGGCCGCGACCACCCGGTCCCGGATCCGGTCGTGGTCGGTCTCGGAGATCTCGGCCGGCAGCACGTGCCCGACCTCGACGAAGAACGGCGGCGGCGCCTTCTCCTTGGCGGTGACGGCCAGGATCCGGGGCTCGCCGCCGAGGAAGACCCCTTCGACGCTGAACTCGGGGCCCTCGACGAACTCCTCGATCAGGAACGGGGCGTCGTCCGGCAGCGCTTCGATCGCGCCGGGCAGGTCGGCGGCCTCGCGCACCAGGCTGACCCCGATGCTCCCCATCGCGTCGCGGGGCTTGACGACCCAGGGCCCCGGCTTCGAGGCCTGCGAGGACTGCGAGGACTGCGAGGACTGCTCCAGGAAATCGGCTGCCGCCTGCGCGTCAGCGCACAGCCGCACCGCCGGCTGCGCGAAGCCCGCTTCGGCCAGCGCCGCGCGGCACAGGTCCTTGGTCCGGATCCGGCGCACGGCTTCGGGCTCGTTGCCCGGCGCCCCCAGCGCCCGGGCCACCTCGGCGACGGCGACCTGCGCCATCTCCTGAAGCGCGAACACGGCGTCGAACCGTTCGCCCTCGCGAGCCCGGGACCGGGCCCAGGCCACGACCAGCTCCGGGGGCACGAAGTCGACCGCCGAGACCGCGTCGGCGGCGGCGCTGACGGTCGGGGTGCCGGCCAGCGCGTCGGGCCGGTTCACGACGTGCGTGCGGATCCCCCGGGCCCGCGCCTGGGCCAGGGCCTGCTCGGCCATGACCGTGCTGATCGGTACCGGACGCGCACCGCCGACGAATAGCAGGTTCTTCACTTCACACCTTCCG encodes:
- a CDS encoding ATP-grasp domain-containing protein, producing MKNLLFVGGARPVPISTVMAEQALAQARARGIRTHVVNRPDALAGTPTVSAAADAVSAVDFVPPELVVAWARSRAREGERFDAVFALQEMAQVAVAEVARALGAPGNEPEAVRRIRTKDLCRAALAEAGFAQPAVRLCADAQAAADFLEQSSQSSQSSQASKPGPWVVKPRDAMGSIGVSLVREAADLPGAIEALPDDAPFLIEEFVEGPEFSVEGVFLGGEPRILAVTAKEKAPPPFFVEVGHVLPAEISETDHDRIRDRVVAALSTLGLRAGAFHVELWLTADGPVLGEVHGRFGGDWIHTMLQHAIPDLEVFGLVFEDLLGLPGTHTSLTPTRGAAVRYLVPPPGRVTAIEGWEEVLAHPALLHAQLLVAPGDIIKPLRQSSDRAGFVVVGADDPALARKLAAELVDSVRFVVQDAPADRLPGLWSLT
- a CDS encoding DMT family transporter translates to MEATPRWIALTAVAPLAWGANYYVTRSLLPADRPLWGAALRALPAGLVLLGLTRRLPSGAWWWRSAVLALLNTTTFFVLLYIASELLPTSVASSIMAASPLAMLLIAWTLAGQRPHRRHLVGALVGLAGVVVMIGGGSAISVRGVAASAAAMLVSSVGYVLSARWRGGADALSLTAWQLTAGGLMLLPIAITVEGGPPTLGGAAALGFGYSTFVATALAFALWFGGLRHLPAATVGLLGLLNPVMGVLLGALVAGESFGARQLCGSAMVVCGILLELGSRPSTRRSPCRGPARSHCG
- a CDS encoding MFS transporter, with translation MRLPRLPRLPVPESGPRRVLAVATAVNMTGYGVYLTASVLYFTRAMGLAASRVGIGLTVAGAVALAAGVPVGHLADRRGARGSYALTLTAAALAMAGLCLTRGFWPFLVFASVAAVAQSTGPAARGPLVKHYGGERPAEYRAYLRAVTNIGIALGAVLAGFGIQIGTRRAYLVLLAVSAACSAVAAGVVMLLPALPPEPAGRGRRWIALRDRPYLALTLLDGVMAIQFRVLTAAIPLWLLSRTHAPRWSVSAVMLVNTAIVVVFQVRASRSIDTPKAGGLAFRRSGFAFLASCAIFSTLSGLPGWLVVTLVLAGVVVHTVGEIWQSAGGFELSFALAPSHAVGQYQGLFGMGMGLGVTIGPGLLIGLCIDWGAPGWWAVGAMFAVTGLAVPAVVRWSERRLAVPVRQPGLVDR